CCACCGTTGTTCCACCCGAACGTGTATCCATCCGGTACGGTCTGTTTGTCACTGTTGGATGAGGAGAAAGATTGGCGTCCCGCGATaactataaaacaaattttgctgGGTATACAAGATCTGCTAAACGAACCCAACATTAAAGACCCGGCACAGGCAGAAGCATACACAATATATTGTCAAAACCGACTCGAGTATGAGAAACGCGTACGTGCTCAGGCCAGAGCTATGTCGGCCACGGATTGAATaggatggaaataaatttat
The DNA window shown above is from Anopheles funestus chromosome 3RL, idAnoFuneDA-416_04, whole genome shotgun sequence and carries:
- the LOC125767366 gene encoding SUMO-conjugating enzyme UBC9-B, which produces MSGIAASRLGEERKAWRKDHPYGFVARPVKNIDGSLNLMTWECAIPGKKGTAWEGGLYRLKMIFKDDYPTSPPKCKFEPPLFHPNVYPSGTVCLSLLDEEKDWRPAITIKQILLGIQDLLNEPNIKDPAQAEAYTIYCQNRLEYEKRVRAQARAMSATD